A region of Coraliomargarita sinensis DNA encodes the following proteins:
- a CDS encoding AsmA family protein yields the protein MKTFLKIFLFFFVLVVLFVGAGLFVLTRPGVQKKIIEGQLPEGSSVRTVRISTSSLELSELKLAMPDGTVVRLATLDTDFKPLDALFNHTVKIGALNVDGLVVEVPGALIQSETPAEPSIAPPSTGTSTSGQASDVPRPAKGEAPAPKASGSPVDALYAIGQIDWLLDIDSIRLQGELRDGAGSRYAIDLNAGPIRPGEETTIEASLKLSSREALHAGLKEFDANARVFLKQNRDGGFEQVRVESLTNASDQSGKNLLSVSQELDLAVQGFEERATLAVAFNADLPRPEIFLPEMAGVGAVNVQGSLTAEAGGEELTLQGTDLLLSASDAEVVSVKLNKHFTLGGKQDLSGNLMDVRITNLPLAWLRPWMPEGLSVSGNDLSAQLNLTGLPGGVLQLSPVAPLRLGPLSVFQDGAPMLNQVTILAQPVIRVESDRSIAWELNDFQVSDQYGAILTGQSSGRYGASATSEGFLPAGLQTRTKLDFGLQQITQQPALAGYTSILSGRAKVDLNLDPANDYPLQAQGRIDAISPRAYPGQRQDYRFALQLNEPKPGVLALGANLEAGSDNRPSSNLQFAGQVRPKVSPLEFQADLTASRVSQRDIEFLSAAFQPEERAATNAMPEGVRPPTPSTTQTTSGRPQVPDTAQVAGPPWAGYDGEVKVSIAELLLLSGEVITDLQAEVVVTEPLLSLKNLEGGFEGGRLSGSSEARYSQRQRMAYAIKTDLMFDNVDPATFSKKPSKDFPVRGTFDGRAKFSGQGATLDQAIDAIEGELAVNGREGLLTAFKLDTRSNLGLIGAGLLGQSLNRPGITALARAVPYFENMPFSDFTLKLTRGADKQIKIPQLSFVGENLLIDGAGSIAASSLKEAMSQPLDLTLNLGAKGQLIEYLETLELLGPNTAEDGFRRWASTIQIKGTLSDPDTSALERMLKQAANRALTQPAKQKDEPAAEGETPAEPGTEDGEAPSEQNLKPKPSKEEKILRDVETGLDLLNSVLGG from the coding sequence ATGAAAACATTCCTCAAAATCTTTTTGTTCTTTTTCGTCCTGGTGGTGCTTTTCGTCGGTGCGGGACTTTTCGTCTTAACTCGTCCCGGGGTGCAGAAAAAAATTATCGAGGGCCAGTTGCCGGAGGGGAGTTCGGTTCGCACGGTGCGGATCTCCACGAGTTCGCTGGAATTGTCCGAGCTGAAACTGGCCATGCCCGACGGCACGGTGGTGCGTCTGGCGACGCTGGATACGGATTTTAAACCATTGGATGCGCTCTTTAATCATACGGTCAAAATCGGTGCGCTCAATGTGGACGGCTTGGTGGTGGAGGTTCCCGGGGCGTTGATTCAAAGTGAAACCCCGGCGGAGCCCTCGATAGCGCCGCCGAGCACCGGTACCAGCACATCCGGCCAGGCAAGCGATGTGCCCCGGCCTGCGAAAGGCGAGGCTCCGGCTCCCAAAGCCTCGGGTTCGCCGGTTGATGCCCTCTATGCGATCGGTCAAATCGACTGGCTGCTGGATATCGACTCGATTCGACTGCAAGGGGAGCTGCGGGACGGTGCCGGTAGCCGCTACGCGATCGATTTGAACGCCGGGCCGATTCGACCGGGCGAGGAGACTACGATCGAGGCCTCACTTAAGTTGAGTTCACGGGAGGCGCTGCACGCCGGGCTGAAGGAGTTTGATGCCAACGCGCGGGTCTTTTTGAAACAAAATCGCGACGGTGGTTTCGAGCAGGTGCGGGTGGAGTCGCTGACGAATGCCAGTGATCAATCGGGCAAGAACCTGCTCAGCGTCAGTCAGGAGCTGGACCTGGCGGTGCAGGGCTTTGAGGAGCGCGCGACACTGGCGGTGGCATTTAATGCCGACCTGCCGCGCCCGGAAATTTTCCTCCCGGAAATGGCCGGCGTCGGCGCAGTCAATGTGCAGGGTAGCCTAACCGCGGAGGCCGGGGGCGAGGAACTGACTTTACAGGGCACGGATTTGCTGCTGTCCGCATCGGACGCCGAGGTGGTGTCCGTAAAGCTGAACAAACATTTCACGCTCGGAGGGAAGCAGGACCTGAGCGGGAATTTGATGGACGTGCGCATCACGAATCTTCCGCTTGCCTGGCTCCGGCCATGGATGCCGGAAGGGCTTTCGGTGTCCGGCAACGATCTTTCGGCCCAACTCAATTTAACCGGTCTGCCCGGCGGTGTGCTGCAACTGAGTCCGGTCGCCCCGCTGCGCCTTGGGCCGCTTTCCGTCTTTCAGGATGGTGCGCCTATGCTGAATCAGGTGACGATTCTTGCCCAACCGGTCATTCGTGTTGAGTCCGACCGGTCCATCGCCTGGGAGTTGAATGACTTTCAGGTGTCGGACCAGTATGGTGCCATTCTCACGGGGCAAAGCTCCGGTCGCTACGGAGCCAGCGCGACAAGCGAAGGTTTCCTGCCCGCGGGACTGCAGACACGGACCAAACTCGACTTCGGGCTGCAGCAGATTACCCAGCAGCCGGCTCTGGCCGGATACACCTCGATCCTCAGTGGGCGGGCCAAGGTGGACCTCAATCTCGATCCGGCGAATGACTATCCCCTGCAGGCGCAGGGACGCATCGATGCGATTTCTCCGCGGGCTTATCCCGGACAGAGGCAGGACTACCGTTTCGCCCTGCAGCTGAACGAACCGAAGCCGGGCGTGTTGGCGCTCGGGGCGAATCTCGAAGCCGGCTCGGACAATCGACCCAGCTCCAACCTTCAGTTCGCCGGGCAGGTCCGCCCCAAGGTGAGCCCGTTGGAATTTCAAGCCGATCTCACCGCTTCGAGAGTGAGCCAGCGGGATATCGAATTTCTCAGTGCCGCTTTTCAGCCTGAGGAGCGGGCGGCGACGAACGCAATGCCGGAAGGGGTGAGGCCACCGACGCCCTCGACGACGCAAACAACTTCGGGGCGCCCACAAGTGCCGGATACCGCGCAGGTGGCGGGCCCCCCGTGGGCGGGTTACGATGGCGAGGTTAAAGTGTCCATTGCGGAACTGCTCCTGCTTTCCGGAGAGGTGATCACCGACTTGCAGGCTGAAGTCGTCGTGACCGAGCCCCTGCTCAGCTTGAAGAACCTGGAGGGCGGGTTTGAGGGCGGGCGGCTCTCCGGCAGCAGCGAGGCGCGCTATTCGCAACGTCAACGGATGGCCTACGCGATCAAGACGGACCTCATGTTTGACAACGTGGATCCGGCAACCTTCTCCAAGAAACCGTCCAAAGATTTTCCGGTGCGGGGGACATTCGACGGCCGAGCCAAATTCTCCGGACAGGGGGCGACGCTTGATCAGGCGATCGATGCGATCGAAGGCGAATTGGCCGTGAACGGTCGGGAAGGTCTGCTGACCGCATTTAAGCTCGATACCCGGAGCAATCTCGGGCTGATCGGTGCCGGCCTGCTGGGGCAGAGCTTGAACCGACCGGGCATTACCGCTCTGGCAAGGGCGGTGCCATACTTTGAGAATATGCCTTTCAGTGACTTTACGCTCAAGCTCACCCGGGGTGCCGATAAGCAGATCAAGATTCCACAACTCAGTTTTGTCGGGGAGAACCTCCTGATCGACGGGGCCGGGAGTATCGCCGCAAGCAGCCTGAAGGAAGCGATGAGCCAACCGCTTGACCTGACACTTAACCTGGGAGCGAAGGGGCAACTCATCGAATATTTGGAAACCCTCGAATTACTGGGGCCGAATACCGCCGAGGACGGCTTCCGGCGCTGGGCCAGCACCATCCAGATCAAGGGCACATTGAGCGATCCGGACACTTCCGCCCTGGAACGAATGCTCAAACAAGCGGCCAACCGCGCTTTGACTCAGCCTGCGAAGCAAAAAGACGAGCCCGCTGCTGAAGGCGAGACCCCGGCCGAGCCGGGGACGGAAGACGGCGAGGCCCCGAGCGAGCAGAACCTGAAACCGAAGCCATCCAAAGAAGAAAAGATCCTCCGGGATGTGGAAACCGGCTTGGATCTCCTGAATTCGGTCCTCGGGGGATGA
- the rplS gene encoding 50S ribosomal protein L19 → MSQAILDEITQDQLIDDRTDFKVGDGVRVHLKVKEGDKTRIQIFSGIVICRKGGGVKETFTVRRIASGVGVEKVFPVHSPTIEKVEIDRESVTMRARMYYMRDRIGKAANQVKEKRLVEAGR, encoded by the coding sequence ATGAGCCAAGCCATCCTAGACGAAATCACACAAGATCAACTTATCGATGACCGCACAGACTTTAAAGTCGGTGACGGTGTTCGTGTTCACCTGAAGGTGAAGGAAGGGGATAAGACACGTATCCAGATTTTTTCCGGCATCGTTATTTGCCGCAAGGGTGGTGGCGTGAAAGAGACATTCACGGTCCGTCGCATCGCATCCGGCGTCGGGGTGGAAAAGGTTTTCCCCGTGCACAGCCCGACGATCGAAAAAGTCGAAATCGACCGTGAGTCGGTCACCATGCGCGCCCGCATGTACTACATGCGCGACCGTATCGGTAAGGCTGCGAACCAGGTGAAGGAAAAGCGCCTCGTCGAAGCAGGCCGCTAA